Within the Salvelinus alpinus chromosome 38, SLU_Salpinus.1, whole genome shotgun sequence genome, the region TAATTCAAGGAGTTTCAGGGACGTTTTCAAGCACTACATTTTAATTTTCGAGGACCTCAATGTTATACAATTGTATAATTGATCTGCTAATAGAGCAGTAAATAAGGCCCAACACACTACTTTTCTGGAGAAAAAATAACATTGCCAGAGCTGCAGACAGCTATttggtctgctaatacaggacttgtaacagtgcactactttgggaagatttttttttatatttcccTAGTCCCTCCCTACCCCCTCATCCAAGAGTCTATTTGGGattcagcaccctcagcacccctacttcccgtggctatgTAGATATTAGATCCAATGTGGATCCAGGCACAACTGTCTTCACCAGTTTAAGGAATGAGACACCAAAATATTCTGGACATTCCTCGCCAACACCTTTGCATGCGCTATCACAACAGCTGTTCAtcacttgactgtcattcagaaaattgCCTTCTGGATcagatgatgatgtgtgaaaATATCATGGCATAACTAATCAGCTGGACACCAAATGTGCATCCAACAAGTATTATGCATAATCATTGAAGAACCACATTAATGACAATATCGATTTAGGTTTTAAGTATCAAGGTAAGGTGACTCTTTCGGGTTAGAAGCATTCAATTTTGCAATCAAATACATTATTTTGGAATTGTGTAcacatgaaaactgttttcacgCCATAAGATAAGGAGACACAAAATGTTATGtagttacactgcatttctgatatCTCTATACAACAAACTGTCCAACAGCTAGATCCAGGATTCTTTCAGGGTTCAAGTTCAATGTATAATTTAACTGATTGTGTAATATATTATATAATGACAACTTACACTACCATAAATGCAAGGACAGAAAGTCATATTTTATGTCACATGATTTTGGACAAATCCGTCAAGACACCAACCATGATAGTGTGTTAAACAGGTATTAAATCAACTCGTGAATTTTATTAAATATAGCTATGATGCCCCCTTCTATCTTCATGTaatgacatttaaaaaatgatcaatgacttatcaacatCTGTAACAAGTTGTTCAGTGTAGGAAATCCTCCCTGGTACCCTAGTACATAGAAAGACCCATTTACACTATACATATAGCTTATGCTTGGTTCCACCTTGACATCCCTGATCTACTTGCCTCAATAAATTAAATGCTAGAACATTGGTCGCCAGGATTAGCTATTTGTAACTAGCCTCTTAATACTTGCATAAAGGTGCGAGATAGACACATGTTCATTATAGTGATAATGAGTTGTGATGCCATGGTCGCTTCCTTGACTAAGATCTTCCAGAAAAGTACAGGGCCTGATGTATTTATTCGCATAATAATGAAGTCAGATTGATGAATGTAGTTTATATTCAACCTCATTTTCATTCAAATACAGTATATCCAAAGTGTACTCTATTTTCATGTGGTGAAAAGTGTACTGCAGTATACTTCATGAGCATACACTTGATTTTCATATCTCAATAAGTGTACTTCAGTATACTTACAAAAAGTATACTTTTCATGTCTTCAAAAACTTTCTTTAGTATACTTACAATAAATGAACTAGAATACCATGTACTTCAAAGTACTAGATTTTCATGTAATGAGTGTGTTTGCAAAAAGCAAGACCACCCTAGAAATCTGACATACTTATTATTGTTCTCAATGAGGAAGTAGTTACCTTATAGTTCCTGAAAGTTCTACCGGTCTACCTGTTAACAAAAAAGTTCTTCAATGAGGAAATACTTTCCAATATTCAGCTActtgtcttttcaaataaaagtatatctgaatacttactttgaaatgtatgtgaaagtaattgaGATATTTTAATTAGTCatttaacccaggtctggttcCACCTATACAATCCTTTCAGATATACACAAGTGATTAGAGGAGAGGGGTTAGGGGCTAAGCACTAGATCTCTGGAACAGAAAACAGAACAAGTTTAGTTTTTATGATGAGGCAACTGTCTGTGTAAACAGACAATAAAACACTATCTTATCTAAAGTACTCCATTCATGGAAAATCCCATGGGGGTAAATCCCAgtagtctttaaaaaaaatctcttgTCTCCCCCCTAAACACAAACTGCATCATTAGGAAATAATTTATTGAACATTTGCCACCAGACAAACAGTCTGATACCCAGTAGGGTTAGAACATCATATTGCTTTCTCTTAAGAGAGGGAGACACTTGAGATGCACAGTAGGTAGTGAAAGCAGTTTCCGTTCTGAAAGCATGATTAAGAAGCTATAGTAGATGCAGGAGGAAGTTGCCCCTAAACACTGACACAAGGTcagatacagtgagctccaaaagtattggaacaGTGAGTTTTTGCTGTTGTTATTTTGGCTCTGTActtcagcactttggatttgaaattatacaatgacaatgaggttaaagtgcagactgtcataGAATACACTTCTACAttgatgtggatgctaccatgatcaTGGATAATTCTGAATgcatcgtgaataatgatgagtgcgaaagttacagatgcacaaatatcatccCCCTAAAACATGCTAACcgctcaccattacaataacaggggacgTTAGCATGTTTGTGTCTAACTTTCTCatatcattattcacaatttattcaggattatccataatcatggtagcatccacattaatgtagaagagtttagaaacattatattcttatttacactaAAACTCACTACAAAATGACAATAcaatatttaccattcatttctattgggcacaaaataatctaaaacacaaccaaaacaaacagcaaatgcactCAACAAatgtgtagtcacaagcttgatgtagtcattgtgtactatgattatgggaccaaatactttttactactttaatacacaagtgaatttgtATGAAATacctttggtcccctaaaatggggggactacgtacaaaaagtgctgtaatttctaaacaattcacccgatatggatgaaaataccctcaaactaaagctgacagtctgcactttaacctcattcattatatcatttcaaatccaaagtgctagagtacacagccaaaacaacaaaaaatgaaataCTTTTGGAGCTAACTGTATTCTCCATCCCAGTAACAGGTAAAGTTAGGATTGGGGAaaggtaatctgatcctagatatgTGGTTAGGGGCAACTTCTACCTTGAGCCTAATGTAAAGTAATCACATGAATATATATTAGCAAAAATGGCAATTAGTCTGACAAACGCCTCGTCTCCTCTACTTCTAACAAGACCAGGTGTGTGTTCAACAAGAAGGGCCAGGAAGATACCAGTATCATTAATACCGTGGcaagaaacaaaacacaaagcgaATTTTACATCTTTAGGAAACAGCCCTAATGCTAGAAACAAATATCATTATcttgtcacatttatttattttctaagaTATAGCAcagaatattttacatacagcaggtttttataGGACCAAAGAAAAATGGAAAAAATATTGTCATACTGTTATCGTCACAGCCCGATCAACAAGACTGTCCCTAAACGTTAAAATGCTGATTCAAACAATTAAACAGTAGCTAGGGATAAGTAAAAAAGCTATCACATATGCTGAAGTTCTTCAGCTAGCTTTTGGCCATAAAACATTCACTAACATTAGCTAACAGTTTAAAAGCTGACGTATTTCACTGCTAACATCAGCCTTTTTGAACGCACCTCAAGTGTATAAATTAAAACTGTCCGGTAAAAATCAAGCCTCTATTGTACATTTGAATCTGGTAAAAGGTGCTCTCCGAACATATGCCATTTTTAATGTTGCTTTGTTGGAAGATTGGATGGCCTCTCCAAGGCAAGCCTACACACACGTTCAGacaaagacacacaaacacaggagacataGATTagaaatcactggtcacttttagaaatggatcactagccacttcaataatgttccgtatctagcattactcatctcatatgtataaactgcactccacactattctacggtatcttagtcacttttaaattgtgtttacatattgcatcacccatttcatatgtatatactgtattgtattctagactacaccactgactgtcAAACAGCCATCTTcagcacatcagaggctgctgcctatagacatagattaggaatcactggccactttaaggaaatgaaacactagccactttaatcaaGGACGTAATGTCTCTCCGTATCTTGCATTATTAATCTCATATGTGTAAACTGTACTCTGTACTATTCTGCGGTATCTTAGTCCAATGCTGCTCTGACATATGTATATATgttcttaatccattccttaaTTAGATTTAAGTGCATTTTGGGTATAtcttgtgaaactgttagatgttacttgttagatattactgcactgttggatctagaagcacaagcatttcgcaacacccgcaataacatctgctaaacacgtgtatgtgactaataaaacttgatttgatttgaggagagaggaggatgtcagTGGACATAGACAGTAGCACCAGCCTAATAAACAATCTCCCACCATAGTTAGTTAGAgatctcatctttgtatctgtcccattatggctTCTGTGAcagcctcaatggcactgcctgtgctatctccattttgaagtagtccattttcttctttgttgtgttttaaaaaAGCATGAACTTTATAATGGTGAATTACCGCCACCCGCAGTGCTGGAATCCTGAACCAAATCTTGTGCGTCATTCATTTATTGTGGCCATTAGATAGCAGTGATACAGCTTAAAGCCATTTACAAACTGGGTAACCCAATTTGAAGAAGCAGCCAATGTTCTGCTCATTCCTTCATTGGCTGATACCTCCCAATCCATAGGAATCGCCACTCACTTGTCTACTTTAAAATtatggaagccctcaatggcaatgttcATGCAACAACAGGTTATATCCAACTAGAACTCTAACTATCTCTatgtctcacacacactcttattGTACCTATGAGACGGTCTTGAAGGTCTGCAGAATGAGGTTGGTTTGGTGGATCAGTCTGTTCGCACTGATGAACACATTGATCGCCCTGGAAACAAGGATGGTTCATTTATATTGTTATTTAACGACTGCAAATTAAACGAAAACACAATGTCAGCAAAACAGTTGTTTCAAAATAGCCCTGACATTTCAAACCTGCTTAAATAATTGGTTTCTCATGGTCATCGTAAAATAAACAGTTAGTAAGAACATTCCCACTACTAATATTATTAGAAttcatgtacactgaacaaaatataaaacgcaacatgcaacaatttcaaagattttactgagttacagttcatataaggcagtggtcaccaaccggtcggtGGCGCAATTGgcggtgcacttgattcagaagccctgcgcaCCGGCAGATCTGTGGCTAAATCGAGTGGGCCTACTGTGCCTACAGCTTccagcaaagtttgatactagcTACATGAGATGTCAGAACTTTTAAAAACCATGAGCAGAGAGAGActcaaagaatacagcaaagagctgctgtttttatgactgagtttttattcagcactgtcaacactgtttttattcagcactgtcaacactgtttttattcagcactgtcaacactgtttttattcagcactgtcaacactgtttttattcagcactgtcaacactgtttttattcagcactgtcaacactgtttttattcagcactgtcaacactgtttttattcagcactgtcaacactgtttttattcagcactgtcaacactgtttttattcagcactgtcaacactgtttttattccgcactgtcaacactgtttttattccgcactgtcaacactgtttttattcagcactgtcaacactgtttttattccgcactgtcaacactgtttttattccgcactgtcaacactgtttttattcaacacgAGTACAAAACATAAAACGTACTCTGTAACACCACTCGCGCTGCAGCTGTGATTAATTAGTAGCCAAGTGTATCGATAGCCCTGCGTTTTTATTGTTATTAGCAGCTCATCGTGTCTATTTTAatatatcgaggaatatttcactttctctggtcataggaacaacatgaatttgtgcatgaggtaGATGAGCTCCGACTCATTTtgccatcaggtggaagacggtgtcccccatctctggtcagtctcacctgAGGCAAGGCAAGGAAGGACagagcagggaccgtgagaggcagaccctctgctgctctctccctccgctgagactaatGCAGTGTTCAAAACAACTAGGAACACGGAAATTtcagacttccgacttcagtgcgttcaagacaacagggaactcgggaaaaaactagatgcgactgggaaaaatagttttgaactGGGGATTGAGTCGATCAGGCTATTGCTTGTGGCCTGTGCAATGTTGTCCAACTCTTCTTTAATGGCTGTggaaagttgctggatattgaagagaactggaacatgctgtcgatccagagcatcccaaacatgctcaatgggtgacatgtctggtgagtgtgcaggccatggaagaactgggacattttcagttgccaggaattgtgtacagatccttgcgacatggggccgtgcattatcattctgaaacatgaggtgatggtggtggatgaatggcacgacaatgggccagGATCTcgccacggtatctctgtgcattcaaattgtcatcgataaaatgcaattgtgttcgttgtccatagcttatgccttgccataccataaccccaccaccaccatggggcactctgttgacaacgttgacatcagtaaaccgctcgcccacatgataATATACACGTCTGCCCGGTATAGTTGAAACcgagattcatccgtgaagagcacacttctccagcgtgccagtggccatcgaaggtaagcattttcccactgaagtctgtTACAACGCCAAACTGCAGTTAGATCAAAGCTTTGGTGGAGgacaacgagcatgcagatgagcttccctgagacggtttggtttgtgcagaaattcttcgggttgtgcaaacccacagtttcaccagctgtccaggtggctggtctcagacgtacccgcaggtgaagaagctggatgtggaggtcctgggctggcatggttacatgtggtctgcggttggacGTATTGTCAAATTCCCAATTCTCTGGCAAGAGCTCTGGgggaaattcctgcagtcagcatgccaattgcacgctcccccaGAACATCTGTGGcagtgtgttgtgtgacaaaactgcacattttagagtagccttttattgtcaacagcacaaggtgcacctgtgtaatgatcatgctctttaatcagcttcttgatatgccacacctgtcaggtggatggattatcttggcaaaggagaaatgctcactaacagggatataaacaaatttgtgcacaacatttgagagaaatacgctttttgtgcgtatggaacatttctgggatcttctaTTTTAGCTCAtgtaacatgggaccaacaccttatatgttgcgtttaaatttttgttcagtgtatttttgCTGTGGGTTTAGTAAGTGCTATTTTGTGAAGAAAACAAATCCCCCAATCACAATTCACTGCTTTCGATAAGCATATATCTATCTATTCAGCTTCCTTATGAATCTACTCTACACGACTCACTTTCCATCTTTGAAGTATGTTTTGAGAGTGTCGCTGAAGCTTTTGGAGTATTTGACAAACTCCTTCTTCTGGTGCTCAAGAGCCTGGAcacacagagaagagacagacagatgtgAACATCGCCTTCACAATGATATCAGCTCTCCTTGCAGCCATTGATCACATTAAAGATAAGGAAgaaacacactgagtgtacaaaacattaggaacaccttcctaatcttgagttgcaaccccttttgccctcagaacagcctcaattcgtcagggtatGGTCTCTACAAGGATGTCGAAAGGGTTCCACAGGGAcgatggcccatgttgactccaatgcttcccacagtcgtgtcaagttgactggatgtcctttgggtggtggaccattcttgatacacacaggaaactattgagcgtgaaaaacccagcagcgttgcagttcttgacactcacacctgtgcgcctggcacctactaccataccctggttaaaagcacttcaatattttttgaatggcgcacacacacaatccatgtccttctttaacctgtctcctcccattaatctacactgattgaagtccatttaacaagtgacatcaataagggttcatagcttttcacctggattcacctgctcagtctatgtcatggaaagagctgttttgtccactcagtgtatattccacATCTGTGTCTTACCCTGCGGTTCTGGTAGTGGTATTTCTTAAAGACGTTATTGACTGTATCCAGGAGCTCCTTTATAGCACTGGCGATGTCTCTATGGAAAACAACAACCAACACCAATCAAGAAGCAGGATGTCAAGGACATGCTcatgaaggtgtgtgtgttagtgtgtacagTGTGCGTGTACTCACTTAATTGTCTGTAGGAAGCGTACCCTGTCGTTGATCTCGTCAGGTATCTTACTGAGGATGTGTTTCAGAGCTCTGGATTTCTCATTTAGGTCCTGGAACTCCTGCTCTGGCCTGTCCACTAAgaactctatacacacacacacacacacacacacacacacacacacacacacacacacacacacacacacacacacacacacacacacacacacacacacacacacacacacacacacacacacacacatacagggaaTAGGACATAGGAGTATATTTTAATAAACAGCTACAAACACACTGAAGCCCTTGTAAGCAGATGCTTAGTGCTGGCACTtttctacacacacaccttccacgtCATCTGCAGCCATGCGCAGCAGAGACTCTGTGTAGTTTATCTGAACGTTTTTCTTCTCCAGAATTTTCATTATGATGTCCTGAGTTAGGCCTGGGTTCTCCCTCTCCGCCTAGCAACACCAACACACAATTACACTGCCCATCCTTGCAACCAGAGCCCAGCGGTTACGTAAGGGCAAAGGTCATACGTTTATGAGGTAAGGGGTTAGATAGGgatcgtgtgtttgtgtgtcttacCTTGATGAAGGCTGCCCTCAGTGTCTGGGCAGCTGACAAGTTGATCCTCTCCAGCTgccaaaccaacacacacacacatcgttaGGGGCTGACAAGAACAAACACACTCATCCAGGGTTCGACATACAGGGCTGCCTGCTGGTCCGGGGAGTTATTTTCAATCAAGGCTATATAATTGATGAAAAAAACAGGAATTCCTGAAGCTGCTAGTTCATTATATAGATTATTTATCTCACACGGGCCGCACACACAGCCTCATTTGAGCGGAATCATCTGTCGGGCAGCAAGAGCACGCAGCTCTCAACTGTCCTGATTCTTTTGCAACAGACACCATTTATTCCAAATGCTCTTCAACGTAAAAGCTGTTGGGTTCTTAAACGGAAGTTGTACCATAGTCCCATGTACCAACACCACAGTCACCTCCAaactcatcaccaagctcaggaccctggtactaaacacctgcctctgcaattggatcctggacttcctgatgggccacccccaagtggtgagtgtaggcaacaacacatccggcacgctgatcatcaacacgggggcccctcagaggtgtgtgCTTTGTCCCCACCTGTACTCCTTGCGTGGCcgtgcatgactccaacaccatcatcaagtttgctgacaacacaacggtggtacgactgatcaccgacgacgatgaggcagcctatagggaggaggcaaAGAAACCTGAcagggtggtgccaggacaacaacctctccctcaatgtcagcaagacaaaggagctgaccgTGGACCACAGGAAACCGGAGGGGCGAGTACGCCCCCATCCAcagacggggctgtagtggagcaggtcgagagcttcaagttcctcagtgtccaaatcactaaggaattatcatggtccacacacacccacacagttgtgaaaAGGGCATGACAGCGCCtgccctcaggaggctgaaaaaatgtggcctggaccattgagagcatcttgacaggCTGCAacaccgcttggtacggcaactgcaaggcacctGATCTACACAGGGTGGtaagtatggcccagtacatcactggggccaagcttcttgccatccaggacctctataccaggaggtgtcagaggaaggccctaaaaattgtcaaagactccagccaccctagtcagagactgttctctctgctaccacacggcaagcggtaccggagtgccaagtctaggtccaagaggcttcctaacagcttctacccccaagccataagactcctgaacagctaatcaaagggctacccagacccctctttaacgctgctgctactttctgtttattatctatgcatagtcactttaactctacctacatgtacatattacctcgactaaccggtgcccatgcacattgactctgtaccggtaaccccctgtatatagcctctcttgttattttactgctgctgtttaattatttgttactttattttcaattttttacttgacacttattttttattattttttaaaacttcttaaagcattttggggtaggggcttgtaagtaagcatttcaatgtaaggtctacacaatgattctctaccctatacttgcttgttttgtcacaaactgaaattagaattttagcaaccaggaaatggcggagcgatttctgcatagtgcatctttaactcCGCATTGTTGGAAAAGAAAGAACCTTTACTGAAGTATGACTTTtcagtacttttcccaccactgcttttagtctacacctgttgtttaccaatcatatgacaaatacaatttgatttgtatgGTTTCCACACATTGCCATTCCAATCTGAATAGTTTGCGAATGTTTGGCACaagcctgctacgttaggttaagcACAAGCTGCACATCTATAAATTCTTCCATGCTCTAAAGTGGAGTGAAGTCCACAGGGTTCCATATTTCAACTTCTTCCAGCCACTCATTTTTGTTTTTTAAGGAGAGACACGACTGAACTACAACTTCCGTTTAAGAA harbors:
- the LOC139566184 gene encoding programmed cell death protein 10-B-like produces the protein MTMEEMRIETETNSMVSMTLYAVMYPVFNELERINLSAAQTLRAAFIKAERENPGLTQDIIMKILEKKNVQINYTESLLRMAADDVEEFLVDRPEQEFQDLNEKSRALKHILSKIPDEINDRVRFLQTIKDIASAIKELLDTVNNVFKKYHYQNRRALEHQKKEFVKYSKSFSDTLKTYFKDGKAINVFISANRLIHQTNLILQTFKTVS